A window of the Apostichopus japonicus isolate 1M-3 chromosome 8, ASM3797524v1, whole genome shotgun sequence genome harbors these coding sequences:
- the LOC139970753 gene encoding uncharacterized protein — protein MEESNTVGQQPEDTMLYPLVHTSLEKDLSIPSGSTPSVDDLMNPSKSSNLSLPVASCHETSLIPQQPSSTLPSQQVVSTSITTSGSNPLQVSVKTVPGTNTIVNQALINNIVNSEAVQTLLRDNPGQPITIVRMPETLQLPKVNYPFTPINNLNLNNLKTRKRNGTTLSLRGKRARKPKVEGTQEEKTNVLQFQKSLQVKTRSGRVSKPPLYRVKETLRPNSGEQSNKAKDGSVVETEGVTIHSQQDSLPLEETGHTTTPTAAIRGQHTPRRGHRGFRGYSRGRRRARGRVGNFGNRLSSSAKLKELLTEIPDEDLISLTMPRLSEILSPWDFLLMRAFKKRKTEPDKISFVTLLKEFEDLLDQLKTVSRECLVSDRETDDRPMVELSGELSGVLGTSKGYICDIRKESLPPSVVKLMESTSESAKSTTVIDEEITDVDAPSLSSELAAAQGLLQVPKCTKIGDKILGVETIFPDNALKSSATNTVAETAASKLSVPTVKTLIQIQPCSEASVDVGGMIVNVEELDSTVLNSGADDLNLNQTVQPTDSSVHLESEHGALHEPATALSIHDPASSLTEAIPLQEPTDTLSNPLPPVVSTLSADSVQDHSTVIQAMVPEALPSPQSLQPATTPMVPEGSTILQMSDGNFLVQKPDGTAMQIQAPEGMTIETIQALLTVETEVFDQGDPERPAVPTSVQTTDQVPFLSVEDPVAS, from the exons ATGGAAGAGAGCAACACAGTTGGCCAACAACCTGAGGATACAATGCTGTATCCATTGGTTCATACATCTCTTGAAAAAGATTTAAGTATACCATCAGGAAGTACACCATCTGTGGATGATTTGATGAATCCAAGTAAGAGCAGCAACCTCTCTTTGCCTGTCGCATCGTGTCACGAGACGTCCTTGATCCCGCAACAGCCGTCTTCGACCTTACCCTCGCAGCAGGTGGTCAGCACCAGCATAACCACGTCGGGTTCTAATCCCTTGCAAGTCTCTGTAAAGACAGTTCCCGGTACAAATACCATCGTTAATCAGGCGCTCATCAATAATATAGTTAATTCAGAGGCTGTGCAGACCCTGTTGAGAGACAACCCCGGTCAACCTATCACGATCGTCAGAATGCCAGAAACCTTGCAGCTACCAAAGGTAAACTATCCCTTCACGCCGATTAACAACTTGAATTTGAACAATCTCAAGACCAGAAAGAGGAACGGAACAACTTTATCTTTGAGAGGCAAACGAGCGAGAAAGCCCAAAGTTGAGGGAACTCAGGAGGAAAAGACAAATGTTCTACAGTTCCAGAAATCCTTGCAGGTCAAAACTAGGTCTGGAAGAGTTTCAAAGCCACCTCTATACAGGGTTAAGGAGACGTTGCGTCCAAATTCAGGAGAGCAGAGCAATAAGGCCAAAGATGGATCTGTGGTTGAGACGGAGGGAGTAACCATCCACTCACAGCAAGACAG CTTGCCCCTCGAAGAGACAGGGCACACAACAACACCTACCGCTGCCATCAGGGGTCAGCATACCCCACGGAGAGGTCATAGAGGTTTTAGAGGTTACAGCAGGGGCAGAAGGAGAGCTAGAGGTCGAGTTGGGAACTTTGGTAACAGGTTATCATCTTCTGCAAAGTTAAAAGAA CTCCTTACTGAAATACCAGATGAAGATCTAATCTCTTTGACTATGCCTAGACTTTCTGAAATATTATCACCTTGGGATTTTCTTTTGATGAGGGCAttcaaaaaaaggaagacaGAACCGGATAAGATCAGCTTTGTGACCCTCTTGAAGGAGTTTGAGGATTTGTTGGATCAGTTAAAGACTGTAAGCAGGGAGTGTTTGGTCTCTGACAGAGAGACAGACGACCGACCAATGGTAGAACTCTCTGGAGAACTTAGTGGAGTGTTAGGGACGAGTAAGGGATACATCTGTGATATCCGTAAAGAATCTTTACCACCAAG TGTCGTTAAACTGATGGAATCGACGTCGGAGTCTGCAAAATCAACAACAGTTATTGATGAAGAGATAACAGACGTTGATGCACCCTCGTTGTCTTCC GAACTAGCAGCTGCCCAGGGATTGTTACAAGTCCCTAAATGCACAAAAATTGGTGATAAAATTTTGGGAGTGGAAACCATCTTCCCTGATAATGCCTTGAAGAGCTCAGCAACCAACACAGTGGCAGAAACAGCAGCCAGTAAATTATCC GTCCCAACTGTGAAGACTCTTATTCAGATTCAGCCGTGCAGTGAAGCATCTGTAGATGTAGGTGGTATGATTGTCAATGTCGAGGAGCTCGACTCAACAGTATTAAATTCAGGAGCGGACGATCTCAACCTGAACCAGACGGTTCAGCCTACTGACTCCTCGGTTCATTTGGAATCTGAGCATGGTGCTCTCCATGAGCCTGCCACTGCCCTATCTATTCATGACCCAGCCAGCTCCCTCACAGAGGCCATACCTCTACAGGAGCCAACAGACACCTTGTCCAATCCATTGCCGCCTGTGGTATCCACGTTAAGTGCCGATTCGGTCCAG GATCACTCGACAGTCATCCAGGCAATGGTACCAGAAGCCTTGCCATCACCTCAGTCGTTGCAGCCTGCTACTACACCAATGGTTCCAGAGGGGAGCACCATCCTACAAATGTCAGATGGCAATTTCCTAGTCCAGAAACCTGATGGTACTGCAATGCAAATACAAGCCCCTGAAGGCATGACCATTGAGACCATTCAAGCTCTACTGACTGTTGAGACTGAAGTGTTTGATCAGGGGGATCCTGAGAGGCCAGCCGTACCTACATCAGTGCAGACCACAGATCAGGTACCTTTCCTTTCTGTGGAAGATCCTGTAGCCAGCTAG
- the LOC139970754 gene encoding cyclin-dependent kinase 2-interacting protein-like isoform X2, whose amino-acid sequence MNGNSQTPQPRRGRSGNPADRENRRGEDSQTPSHRASPANLSQIRLQGSARIIKDHCADWNNFMERWDELNDKGFQLANKIINLKLHQEKQVQSTEALLAHDSGAESEKTKDEICYPEGLEDLCNKFADVYTSLKHLAEKMHNITVHFEGVRRLEYHTSIDEDPEPLFDTWTVDRFCEISEELEGMYSQEIKLKESIVQDIAHQMSRDVLMTYISLWHHQPYLEERNHLMLKSMLLETGWVDP is encoded by the exons ATGAACGGGAACTCTCAGACTCCCCAACCTAGGAGAGGAAGAAGCGGAAACCCTGCAGATAGAGAAAATCGCAGAGGGGAAG ATTCTCAAACGCCAAGTCACAGAGCAAGCCCAGCAAACCTTTCACAAATACGATTACAAGGCTCAGCTCGGATTATAAAAGATCACTGTGCTGATTGGAACAATTTTATGGAGAGATGGGATGAACTGAATGATAAAGGATTTCAGCTAGCAAACAAGATTATCAATCTGAAACTTCATCAAGA AAAGCAGGTACAATCTACAGAGGCTTTACTAGCACATGATTCTGGTGCTGAAAGTGAGAAGACGAAAGATGAAATTTGTTACCCCGAGGGTTTGGAAGATCTCTGCAACAAATTTGCAGATGTCTACACTTCACTG AAACACTTGGCCGAAAAAATGCACAACATCACAGTTCATTTTGAGGGTGTGCGAAGACTGGAATATCATACCTCCATTGATGAGGATCCAGAACCGCTGTTTGACACTTGGACGGTTGATCGATTCT GTGAAATATCAGAAGAACTAGAGGGAATGTACAGTCAAGaaattaaattgaaagaaaGCATCGTTCAGGACATTGCCCACCAGATGAGCCGAGACGTTCTGATGACGTACATTTCACTTTGGCATCATCAGCCCTATCTGGAAGAAAGGAATCATTTGATGTTAAAAAGCATGCTCTTGGAAACTGGCTGGGTAGATCCATGA
- the LOC139970754 gene encoding cyclin-dependent kinase 2-interacting protein-like isoform X1: protein MNGNSQTPQPRRGRSGNPADRENRRGEEDSQTPSHRASPANLSQIRLQGSARIIKDHCADWNNFMERWDELNDKGFQLANKIINLKLHQEKQVQSTEALLAHDSGAESEKTKDEICYPEGLEDLCNKFADVYTSLKHLAEKMHNITVHFEGVRRLEYHTSIDEDPEPLFDTWTVDRFCEISEELEGMYSQEIKLKESIVQDIAHQMSRDVLMTYISLWHHQPYLEERNHLMLKSMLLETGWVDP from the exons ATGAACGGGAACTCTCAGACTCCCCAACCTAGGAGAGGAAGAAGCGGAAACCCTGCAGATAGAGAAAATCGCAGAGGGGAAG AAGATTCTCAAACGCCAAGTCACAGAGCAAGCCCAGCAAACCTTTCACAAATACGATTACAAGGCTCAGCTCGGATTATAAAAGATCACTGTGCTGATTGGAACAATTTTATGGAGAGATGGGATGAACTGAATGATAAAGGATTTCAGCTAGCAAACAAGATTATCAATCTGAAACTTCATCAAGA AAAGCAGGTACAATCTACAGAGGCTTTACTAGCACATGATTCTGGTGCTGAAAGTGAGAAGACGAAAGATGAAATTTGTTACCCCGAGGGTTTGGAAGATCTCTGCAACAAATTTGCAGATGTCTACACTTCACTG AAACACTTGGCCGAAAAAATGCACAACATCACAGTTCATTTTGAGGGTGTGCGAAGACTGGAATATCATACCTCCATTGATGAGGATCCAGAACCGCTGTTTGACACTTGGACGGTTGATCGATTCT GTGAAATATCAGAAGAACTAGAGGGAATGTACAGTCAAGaaattaaattgaaagaaaGCATCGTTCAGGACATTGCCCACCAGATGAGCCGAGACGTTCTGATGACGTACATTTCACTTTGGCATCATCAGCCCTATCTGGAAGAAAGGAATCATTTGATGTTAAAAAGCATGCTCTTGGAAACTGGCTGGGTAGATCCATGA